In one Amaranthus tricolor cultivar Red isolate AtriRed21 chromosome 8, ASM2621246v1, whole genome shotgun sequence genomic region, the following are encoded:
- the LOC130820701 gene encoding uncharacterized protein LOC130820701 isoform X1: protein MGGRGRSRTQRKHFKQSRDNVWKHGSNSDASSAVDVDNSADIQTTKKDSWEPLKTQNAAFEDYYKEQEIVAPEEWDTFIEFLRKQLPAAFRINSSSQFCLDIRSQLEDGFVKSLQSEFTGDETEALRPLPWYPENLAWHSNFSRKQLRKTQTLERFHEFLKLAHEIGNITRQEAVSMVPPLFLDVHPDHFVLDTPGSKTFQLLEIIHRANEPGSLPSGMVFDYSVVANDVDVQRSNLLIHQTKRMCTANLMVTNHEAQDFPGCRLSKFLHKCSDLSAKGLIIDQLLFDRVLCDVPCSGDGTLRKAPDIWRKWNAGMGNGLHGLQLKIAMRGIALLKVGGRMVYSTCSMNPVENEAVVAEILRRCGDSIELLDVSSHLPQLVRRPGLKKWKVRDKGVWLSSYKDVPEHRRPGILSSMFPSGRNIVDSSQKHDGHGAAEGEDGEGNMDAECIAEPAMNDDASLPEINDEVSSFPLERCMRIVPHDQNTGAFFIAVFLKCSPFPVIEKTGGADGQMIHKKEDLSKAAKENASNLDEGEAISAGDTETDAGSLDNETSKTLEDDGSEDQQGTGSEIAVSEKVGVKRKLQNQGKWKGIDPVILFNDEAVISSIKAFYGINDSFPLHGHLVSRNSDTNSVKRIYYVSKSVKDVLELNLLVGQQLKIASVGLKMFERQTSKDGTSTSCRFRISSEGLPLLLPYLTKQVLLAPLVDFKHLLQYKSIKFGDLVDTDLKEKTSAIELGCCVVVLKEAHTLSSVAIQVDSSTIAIGCWKGRSNLNVMVTSLDCTDLLERLEKRMEARSAQTSEVQNVGAKVDSNLNDTDVNEEGKNDVEMKEETTVDMVAS from the exons ATgggaggaagaggaagaagtcGTACTCAGAGAAAACATTTTAAGCAAAGCCGTGATAATGTCTGGAAACACGGCTCTAATTCAGATGCTTCTTCTGCTGTCGACGTCGATAACTCCGCCGACATTCAAACCACAAAAAAAGATAGCTGGGAGCCTTTGAAAACTCAGAACGCTGCTTTTGAAGATTATTACAAG gaGCAAGAGATTGTGGCGCCGGAAGAATGGGATACCTTTATTGAATTTCTACGGAAACAGTTGCCTGCTGCTTTTCGAATCAATTCCAG TAGCCAGTTCTGTTTGGACATTCGTTCACAATTGGAGGATGGCTTTGTAAAATCTCTTCAGTCTGAG TTTACAGGGGATGAAACAGAAGCTCTTCGGCCATTGCCTTGGTATCCAGAGAACTTAGCATGGCATTCGAACTTTTCTCGTAAACAGTTGAGGAAAACCCAGACACTAGAGAG GTTCCATGAGTTTCTTAAGCTAGCTCATGAAATAGGAAACATAACACGACAAGAGGCTGTCAGCATG GTGCCTCCCCTTTTCCTGGATGTGCATCCAGACCATTTTGTTCTTGACA CACCAGGTTCGAAAACATTTCAGTTACTTGAGATTATTCACCGTGCAAACGAGCCAGGATCCTTACCAAGTGGAATGGTTTTTGATTATTCT GTTGTTGCAAATGATGTTGATGTTCAAAGAAGCAATCTTCTCATTCACCAAACAAAAAGGATGTGCACTGCCAATTTGATGGTTACTAATCATGAAGCACAAGATTTCCCTGGATGCCGTCTCAGCAAATTTCTGCATAAGTGTTCTGATCTATCTGCCAAAGGGCTGATAATAGATCAGCTTCTCTTTGATCGTGTTCTTTGTGATGTACCTTGCAGTGGTGATGGTACACTCCGGAAGGCTCCTGACATTTGGAGAAAATG GAATGCAGGAATGGGCAATGGCCTTCATGGTCTGCAGCTTAAGATAGCTATGCGAG GTATAGCTTTGCTTAAGGTAGGGGGAAGAATGGTTTACTCCACATGTTCGATGAACCCAGTGGAAAACGAGGCTGTGGTTGCAGAG ATCCTGCGAAGGTGTGGGGACTCAATTGAGCTTCTTGATGTCTCAAGTCACCTTCCTCAGTTAGTTCGTCGTCCCGGTCTTAAGAAATGGAAG GTCCGAGACAAAGGCGTTTGGCTATCCTCATACAAGGATGTTCCTGAACATCGTAGACCTGGTATCCTTTCCAGCATGTTTCCATCTGGGAGAAATATTGTTGATTCATCTCAAAAACATGATGGACATGGAGCTGCAGAAGGAGAGGACGGTGAGGGTAATATGGATGCTGAATGTATCGCTGAGCCAGCGATGAATGATGATGCATCACTTCCTGAAATTAATGATGAAGTCTCTAGTTTTCCACTGGAACGCTGTATGAGAATTGTGCCTCACGATCAGAACACCGGAGCCTTTTTTATTGCCGTCTTCCTAAAGTGTTCTCCATTTCCAG TTATAGAGAAAACCGGAGGTGCAGATGGTCAAATGATTCATAAAAAGGAAGATCTTTCTAAAGCGGCTAAGGAAAATGCAAGCAATTTAGACGAAGGTGAAGCCATTTCAGCAGGTGATACAGAAACAGATGCTGGTTCTTTGGACAATGAGACCAGCAAAACACTGGAAGATGACGGTTCAGAGGATCAACAAGGAACTGGCAGTGAGATAGCTGTTTCAGAAAAGGTAGGGGTAAAGAGGAAGCTACAGAACCAAGGAAAATGGAAAGGCATTGACCCTGTGATTTTATTCAATGACGAAGCTGTAATCAGCAGTATTAAAGCATTCTATGGAATAAACGACTCATTCCCCTTGCATGGTCATCTTGTCTCAAGAAACAGTGATACTAACAGTGTGAAGAGGATCTACTATGTATCTAAATCCGTTAAAGATGTGCTGGAACTGAATCTTCTTGTTGGGCAGCAACTTAAGATAGCTTCTGTTGGCTTAAAGATGTTT GAACGACAGACATCTAAGGATGGCACATCCACGTCATGTAGATTTCGTATATCATCTGAAGGATTGCCTTTGCTGCTCCCATACTTAACCAAGCAAGTACTCCTTGCACCCCTTGTTGATTTCAAACACCTCTTACAATACAAATCAATCAAATTTGGCGATTTGGTTGATACCGATTTAAAAGAGAAGACATCAGCAATAGAATTGGGATGTTGTGTTGTAGTTTTAAAAGAAG CTCACACGTTGTCATCTGTTGCTATCCAAGTTGATTCGTCCACAATAGCAATTGGCTGTTGGAAGGGAAGGTCTAATTTAAATGTGATGGTCACATCGCTTGACTGTACAGATCTGCTTGAAAGACTTGAGAAGCGCATGGAAGCTCGTTCCGCTCAGACGTCTGAAGTCCAAAATGTTGGGGCGAAAGTAGATTCCAACTTGAATGACACTGACGTAAACGAAGAAGGCAAAAATGATGTTGAGATGAAGGAAGAAACAACTGTTGACATGGTTGCGTCATAG
- the LOC130820701 gene encoding uncharacterized protein LOC130820701 isoform X2, whose protein sequence is MGGRGRSRTQRKHFKQSRDNVWKHGSNSDASSAVDVDNSADIQTTKKDSWEPLKTQNAAFEDYYKEQEIVAPEEWDTFIEFLRKQLPAAFRINSSSQFCLDIRSQLEDGFVKSLQSEFTGDETEALRPLPWYPENLAWHSNFSRKQLRKTQTLERFHEFLKLAHEIGNITRQEAVSMVPPLFLDVHPDHFVLDMCAAPGSKTFQLLEIIHRANEPGSLPSGMVVANDVDVQRSNLLIHQTKRMCTANLMVTNHEAQDFPGCRLSKFLHKCSDLSAKGLIIDQLLFDRVLCDVPCSGDGTLRKAPDIWRKWNAGMGNGLHGLQLKIAMRGIALLKVGGRMVYSTCSMNPVENEAVVAEILRRCGDSIELLDVSSHLPQLVRRPGLKKWKVRDKGVWLSSYKDVPEHRRPGILSSMFPSGRNIVDSSQKHDGHGAAEGEDGEGNMDAECIAEPAMNDDASLPEINDEVSSFPLERCMRIVPHDQNTGAFFIAVFLKCSPFPVIEKTGGADGQMIHKKEDLSKAAKENASNLDEGEAISAGDTETDAGSLDNETSKTLEDDGSEDQQGTGSEIAVSEKVGVKRKLQNQGKWKGIDPVILFNDEAVISSIKAFYGINDSFPLHGHLVSRNSDTNSVKRIYYVSKSVKDVLELNLLVGQQLKIASVGLKMFERQTSKDGTSTSCRFRISSEGLPLLLPYLTKQVLLAPLVDFKHLLQYKSIKFGDLVDTDLKEKTSAIELGCCVVVLKEAHTLSSVAIQVDSSTIAIGCWKGRSNLNVMVTSLDCTDLLERLEKRMEARSAQTSEVQNVGAKVDSNLNDTDVNEEGKNDVEMKEETTVDMVAS, encoded by the exons ATgggaggaagaggaagaagtcGTACTCAGAGAAAACATTTTAAGCAAAGCCGTGATAATGTCTGGAAACACGGCTCTAATTCAGATGCTTCTTCTGCTGTCGACGTCGATAACTCCGCCGACATTCAAACCACAAAAAAAGATAGCTGGGAGCCTTTGAAAACTCAGAACGCTGCTTTTGAAGATTATTACAAG gaGCAAGAGATTGTGGCGCCGGAAGAATGGGATACCTTTATTGAATTTCTACGGAAACAGTTGCCTGCTGCTTTTCGAATCAATTCCAG TAGCCAGTTCTGTTTGGACATTCGTTCACAATTGGAGGATGGCTTTGTAAAATCTCTTCAGTCTGAG TTTACAGGGGATGAAACAGAAGCTCTTCGGCCATTGCCTTGGTATCCAGAGAACTTAGCATGGCATTCGAACTTTTCTCGTAAACAGTTGAGGAAAACCCAGACACTAGAGAG GTTCCATGAGTTTCTTAAGCTAGCTCATGAAATAGGAAACATAACACGACAAGAGGCTGTCAGCATG GTGCCTCCCCTTTTCCTGGATGTGCATCCAGACCATTTTGTTCTTGACA TGTGTGCAGCACCAGGTTCGAAAACATTTCAGTTACTTGAGATTATTCACCGTGCAAACGAGCCAGGATCCTTACCAAGTGGAATG GTTGTTGCAAATGATGTTGATGTTCAAAGAAGCAATCTTCTCATTCACCAAACAAAAAGGATGTGCACTGCCAATTTGATGGTTACTAATCATGAAGCACAAGATTTCCCTGGATGCCGTCTCAGCAAATTTCTGCATAAGTGTTCTGATCTATCTGCCAAAGGGCTGATAATAGATCAGCTTCTCTTTGATCGTGTTCTTTGTGATGTACCTTGCAGTGGTGATGGTACACTCCGGAAGGCTCCTGACATTTGGAGAAAATG GAATGCAGGAATGGGCAATGGCCTTCATGGTCTGCAGCTTAAGATAGCTATGCGAG GTATAGCTTTGCTTAAGGTAGGGGGAAGAATGGTTTACTCCACATGTTCGATGAACCCAGTGGAAAACGAGGCTGTGGTTGCAGAG ATCCTGCGAAGGTGTGGGGACTCAATTGAGCTTCTTGATGTCTCAAGTCACCTTCCTCAGTTAGTTCGTCGTCCCGGTCTTAAGAAATGGAAG GTCCGAGACAAAGGCGTTTGGCTATCCTCATACAAGGATGTTCCTGAACATCGTAGACCTGGTATCCTTTCCAGCATGTTTCCATCTGGGAGAAATATTGTTGATTCATCTCAAAAACATGATGGACATGGAGCTGCAGAAGGAGAGGACGGTGAGGGTAATATGGATGCTGAATGTATCGCTGAGCCAGCGATGAATGATGATGCATCACTTCCTGAAATTAATGATGAAGTCTCTAGTTTTCCACTGGAACGCTGTATGAGAATTGTGCCTCACGATCAGAACACCGGAGCCTTTTTTATTGCCGTCTTCCTAAAGTGTTCTCCATTTCCAG TTATAGAGAAAACCGGAGGTGCAGATGGTCAAATGATTCATAAAAAGGAAGATCTTTCTAAAGCGGCTAAGGAAAATGCAAGCAATTTAGACGAAGGTGAAGCCATTTCAGCAGGTGATACAGAAACAGATGCTGGTTCTTTGGACAATGAGACCAGCAAAACACTGGAAGATGACGGTTCAGAGGATCAACAAGGAACTGGCAGTGAGATAGCTGTTTCAGAAAAGGTAGGGGTAAAGAGGAAGCTACAGAACCAAGGAAAATGGAAAGGCATTGACCCTGTGATTTTATTCAATGACGAAGCTGTAATCAGCAGTATTAAAGCATTCTATGGAATAAACGACTCATTCCCCTTGCATGGTCATCTTGTCTCAAGAAACAGTGATACTAACAGTGTGAAGAGGATCTACTATGTATCTAAATCCGTTAAAGATGTGCTGGAACTGAATCTTCTTGTTGGGCAGCAACTTAAGATAGCTTCTGTTGGCTTAAAGATGTTT GAACGACAGACATCTAAGGATGGCACATCCACGTCATGTAGATTTCGTATATCATCTGAAGGATTGCCTTTGCTGCTCCCATACTTAACCAAGCAAGTACTCCTTGCACCCCTTGTTGATTTCAAACACCTCTTACAATACAAATCAATCAAATTTGGCGATTTGGTTGATACCGATTTAAAAGAGAAGACATCAGCAATAGAATTGGGATGTTGTGTTGTAGTTTTAAAAGAAG CTCACACGTTGTCATCTGTTGCTATCCAAGTTGATTCGTCCACAATAGCAATTGGCTGTTGGAAGGGAAGGTCTAATTTAAATGTGATGGTCACATCGCTTGACTGTACAGATCTGCTTGAAAGACTTGAGAAGCGCATGGAAGCTCGTTCCGCTCAGACGTCTGAAGTCCAAAATGTTGGGGCGAAAGTAGATTCCAACTTGAATGACACTGACGTAAACGAAGAAGGCAAAAATGATGTTGAGATGAAGGAAGAAACAACTGTTGACATGGTTGCGTCATAG
- the LOC130820701 gene encoding uncharacterized protein LOC130820701 isoform X3 → MGGRGRSRTQRKHFKQSRDNVWKHGSNSDASSAVDVDNSADIQTTKKDSWEPLKTQNAAFEDYYKEQEIVAPEEWDTFIEFLRKQLPAAFRINSSSQFCLDIRSQLEDGFVKSLQSEFTGDETEALRPLPWYPENLAWHSNFSRKQLRKTQTLERFHEFLKLAHEIGNITRQEAVSMVPPLFLDVHPDHFVLDTPGSKTFQLLEIIHRANEPGSLPSGMVVANDVDVQRSNLLIHQTKRMCTANLMVTNHEAQDFPGCRLSKFLHKCSDLSAKGLIIDQLLFDRVLCDVPCSGDGTLRKAPDIWRKWNAGMGNGLHGLQLKIAMRGIALLKVGGRMVYSTCSMNPVENEAVVAEILRRCGDSIELLDVSSHLPQLVRRPGLKKWKVRDKGVWLSSYKDVPEHRRPGILSSMFPSGRNIVDSSQKHDGHGAAEGEDGEGNMDAECIAEPAMNDDASLPEINDEVSSFPLERCMRIVPHDQNTGAFFIAVFLKCSPFPVIEKTGGADGQMIHKKEDLSKAAKENASNLDEGEAISAGDTETDAGSLDNETSKTLEDDGSEDQQGTGSEIAVSEKVGVKRKLQNQGKWKGIDPVILFNDEAVISSIKAFYGINDSFPLHGHLVSRNSDTNSVKRIYYVSKSVKDVLELNLLVGQQLKIASVGLKMFERQTSKDGTSTSCRFRISSEGLPLLLPYLTKQVLLAPLVDFKHLLQYKSIKFGDLVDTDLKEKTSAIELGCCVVVLKEAHTLSSVAIQVDSSTIAIGCWKGRSNLNVMVTSLDCTDLLERLEKRMEARSAQTSEVQNVGAKVDSNLNDTDVNEEGKNDVEMKEETTVDMVAS, encoded by the exons ATgggaggaagaggaagaagtcGTACTCAGAGAAAACATTTTAAGCAAAGCCGTGATAATGTCTGGAAACACGGCTCTAATTCAGATGCTTCTTCTGCTGTCGACGTCGATAACTCCGCCGACATTCAAACCACAAAAAAAGATAGCTGGGAGCCTTTGAAAACTCAGAACGCTGCTTTTGAAGATTATTACAAG gaGCAAGAGATTGTGGCGCCGGAAGAATGGGATACCTTTATTGAATTTCTACGGAAACAGTTGCCTGCTGCTTTTCGAATCAATTCCAG TAGCCAGTTCTGTTTGGACATTCGTTCACAATTGGAGGATGGCTTTGTAAAATCTCTTCAGTCTGAG TTTACAGGGGATGAAACAGAAGCTCTTCGGCCATTGCCTTGGTATCCAGAGAACTTAGCATGGCATTCGAACTTTTCTCGTAAACAGTTGAGGAAAACCCAGACACTAGAGAG GTTCCATGAGTTTCTTAAGCTAGCTCATGAAATAGGAAACATAACACGACAAGAGGCTGTCAGCATG GTGCCTCCCCTTTTCCTGGATGTGCATCCAGACCATTTTGTTCTTGACA CACCAGGTTCGAAAACATTTCAGTTACTTGAGATTATTCACCGTGCAAACGAGCCAGGATCCTTACCAAGTGGAATG GTTGTTGCAAATGATGTTGATGTTCAAAGAAGCAATCTTCTCATTCACCAAACAAAAAGGATGTGCACTGCCAATTTGATGGTTACTAATCATGAAGCACAAGATTTCCCTGGATGCCGTCTCAGCAAATTTCTGCATAAGTGTTCTGATCTATCTGCCAAAGGGCTGATAATAGATCAGCTTCTCTTTGATCGTGTTCTTTGTGATGTACCTTGCAGTGGTGATGGTACACTCCGGAAGGCTCCTGACATTTGGAGAAAATG GAATGCAGGAATGGGCAATGGCCTTCATGGTCTGCAGCTTAAGATAGCTATGCGAG GTATAGCTTTGCTTAAGGTAGGGGGAAGAATGGTTTACTCCACATGTTCGATGAACCCAGTGGAAAACGAGGCTGTGGTTGCAGAG ATCCTGCGAAGGTGTGGGGACTCAATTGAGCTTCTTGATGTCTCAAGTCACCTTCCTCAGTTAGTTCGTCGTCCCGGTCTTAAGAAATGGAAG GTCCGAGACAAAGGCGTTTGGCTATCCTCATACAAGGATGTTCCTGAACATCGTAGACCTGGTATCCTTTCCAGCATGTTTCCATCTGGGAGAAATATTGTTGATTCATCTCAAAAACATGATGGACATGGAGCTGCAGAAGGAGAGGACGGTGAGGGTAATATGGATGCTGAATGTATCGCTGAGCCAGCGATGAATGATGATGCATCACTTCCTGAAATTAATGATGAAGTCTCTAGTTTTCCACTGGAACGCTGTATGAGAATTGTGCCTCACGATCAGAACACCGGAGCCTTTTTTATTGCCGTCTTCCTAAAGTGTTCTCCATTTCCAG TTATAGAGAAAACCGGAGGTGCAGATGGTCAAATGATTCATAAAAAGGAAGATCTTTCTAAAGCGGCTAAGGAAAATGCAAGCAATTTAGACGAAGGTGAAGCCATTTCAGCAGGTGATACAGAAACAGATGCTGGTTCTTTGGACAATGAGACCAGCAAAACACTGGAAGATGACGGTTCAGAGGATCAACAAGGAACTGGCAGTGAGATAGCTGTTTCAGAAAAGGTAGGGGTAAAGAGGAAGCTACAGAACCAAGGAAAATGGAAAGGCATTGACCCTGTGATTTTATTCAATGACGAAGCTGTAATCAGCAGTATTAAAGCATTCTATGGAATAAACGACTCATTCCCCTTGCATGGTCATCTTGTCTCAAGAAACAGTGATACTAACAGTGTGAAGAGGATCTACTATGTATCTAAATCCGTTAAAGATGTGCTGGAACTGAATCTTCTTGTTGGGCAGCAACTTAAGATAGCTTCTGTTGGCTTAAAGATGTTT GAACGACAGACATCTAAGGATGGCACATCCACGTCATGTAGATTTCGTATATCATCTGAAGGATTGCCTTTGCTGCTCCCATACTTAACCAAGCAAGTACTCCTTGCACCCCTTGTTGATTTCAAACACCTCTTACAATACAAATCAATCAAATTTGGCGATTTGGTTGATACCGATTTAAAAGAGAAGACATCAGCAATAGAATTGGGATGTTGTGTTGTAGTTTTAAAAGAAG CTCACACGTTGTCATCTGTTGCTATCCAAGTTGATTCGTCCACAATAGCAATTGGCTGTTGGAAGGGAAGGTCTAATTTAAATGTGATGGTCACATCGCTTGACTGTACAGATCTGCTTGAAAGACTTGAGAAGCGCATGGAAGCTCGTTCCGCTCAGACGTCTGAAGTCCAAAATGTTGGGGCGAAAGTAGATTCCAACTTGAATGACACTGACGTAAACGAAGAAGGCAAAAATGATGTTGAGATGAAGGAAGAAACAACTGTTGACATGGTTGCGTCATAG
- the LOC130820701 gene encoding uncharacterized protein LOC130820701 isoform X4 — translation MGGRGRSRTQRKHFKQSRDNVWKHGSNSDASSAVDVDNSADIQTTKKDSWEPLKTQNAAFEDYYKEQEIVAPEEWDTFIEFLRKQLPAAFRINSSSQFCLDIRSQLEDGFVKSLQSEFTGDETEALRPLPWYPENLAWHSNFSRKQLRKTQTLERFHEFLKLAHEIGNITRQEAVSMVPPLFLDVHPDHFVLDMCAAPGSKTFQLLEIIHRANEPGSLPSGMVFDYSVVANDVDVQRSNLLIHQTKRMCTANLMVTNHEAQDFPGCRLSKFLHKCSDLSAKGLIIDQLLFDRVLCDVPCSGDGTLRKAPDIWRKWNAGMGNGLHGLQLKIAMRGIALLKVGGRMVYSTCSMNPVENEAVVAEILRRCGDSIELLDVSSHLPQLVRRPGLKKWKVRDKGVWLSSYKDVPEHRRPGILSSMFPSGRNIVDSSQKHDGHGAAEGEDGEGNMDAECIAEPAMNDDASLPEINDEVSSFPLERCMRIVPHDQNTGAFFIAVFLKCSPFPVIEKTGGADGQMIHKKEDLSKAAKENASNLDEGEAISAGDTETDAGSLDNETSKTLEDDGSEDQQGTGSEIAVSEKVGVKRKLQNQGKWKGIDPVILFNDEAVISSIKAFYGINDSFPLHGHLVSRNSDTNSVKRIYYVSKSVKDVLELNLLVGQQLKIASVGLKMFERQTSKDGTSTSCRFRISSEGLPLLLPYLTKQVLLAPLVDFKHLLQYKSIKFGDLVDTDLKEKTSAIELGCCVVVLKEAHTLSSVAIQVDSSTIAIGCWKGRSNLNVMVTSLDCTDLLERLEKRMEARSAQTSEVQNVGAKVDSNLNDTDVNEEGKNDVEMKEETTVDMVAS, via the exons ATgggaggaagaggaagaagtcGTACTCAGAGAAAACATTTTAAGCAAAGCCGTGATAATGTCTGGAAACACGGCTCTAATTCAGATGCTTCTTCTGCTGTCGACGTCGATAACTCCGCCGACATTCAAACCACAAAAAAAGATAGCTGGGAGCCTTTGAAAACTCAGAACGCTGCTTTTGAAGATTATTACAAG gaGCAAGAGATTGTGGCGCCGGAAGAATGGGATACCTTTATTGAATTTCTACGGAAACAGTTGCCTGCTGCTTTTCGAATCAATTCCAG TAGCCAGTTCTGTTTGGACATTCGTTCACAATTGGAGGATGGCTTTGTAAAATCTCTTCAGTCTGAG TTTACAGGGGATGAAACAGAAGCTCTTCGGCCATTGCCTTGGTATCCAGAGAACTTAGCATGGCATTCGAACTTTTCTCGTAAACAGTTGAGGAAAACCCAGACACTAGAGAG GTTCCATGAGTTTCTTAAGCTAGCTCATGAAATAGGAAACATAACACGACAAGAGGCTGTCAGCATG GTGCCTCCCCTTTTCCTGGATGTGCATCCAGACCATTTTGTTCTTGACA TGTGTGCAGCACCAGGTTCGAAAACATTTCAGTTACTTGAGATTATTCACCGTGCAAACGAGCCAGGATCCTTACCAAGTGGAATGGTTTTTGATTATTCT GTTGTTGCAAATGATGTTGATGTTCAAAGAAGCAATCTTCTCATTCACCAAACAAAAAGGATGTGCACTGCCAATTTGATGGTTACTAATCATGAAGCACAAGATTTCCCTGGATGCCGTCTCAGCAAATTTCTGCATAAGTGTTCTGATCTATCTGCCAAAGGGCTGATAATAGATCAGCTTCTCTTTGATCGTGTTCTTTGTGATGTACCTTGCAGTGGTGATGGTACACTCCGGAAGGCTCCTGACATTTGGAGAAAATG GAATGCAGGAATGGGCAATGGCCTTCATGGTCTGCAGCTTAAGATAGCTATGCGAG GTATAGCTTTGCTTAAGGTAGGGGGAAGAATGGTTTACTCCACATGTTCGATGAACCCAGTGGAAAACGAGGCTGTGGTTGCAGAG ATCCTGCGAAGGTGTGGGGACTCAATTGAGCTTCTTGATGTCTCAAGTCACCTTCCTCAGTTAGTTCGTCGTCCCGGTCTTAAGAAATGGAAG GTCCGAGACAAAGGCGTTTGGCTATCCTCATACAAGGATGTTCCTGAACATCGTAGACCTGGTATCCTTTCCAGCATGTTTCCATCTGGGAGAAATATTGTTGATTCATCTCAAAAACATGATGGACATGGAGCTGCAGAAGGAGAGGACGGTGAGGGTAATATGGATGCTGAATGTATCGCTGAGCCAGCGATGAATGATGATGCATCACTTCCTGAAATTAATGATGAAGTCTCTAGTTTTCCACTGGAACGCTGTATGAGAATTGTGCCTCACGATCAGAACACCGGAGCCTTTTTTATTGCCGTCTTCCTAAAGTGTTCTCCATTTCCAG TTATAGAGAAAACCGGAGGTGCAGATGGTCAAATGATTCATAAAAAGGAAGATCTTTCTAAAGCGGCTAAGGAAAATGCAAGCAATTTAGACGAAGGTGAAGCCATTTCAGCAGGTGATACAGAAACAGATGCTGGTTCTTTGGACAATGAGACCAGCAAAACACTGGAAGATGACGGTTCAGAGGATCAACAAGGAACTGGCAGTGAGATAGCTGTTTCAGAAAAGGTAGGGGTAAAGAGGAAGCTACAGAACCAAGGAAAATGGAAAGGCATTGACCCTGTGATTTTATTCAATGACGAAGCTGTAATCAGCAGTATTAAAGCATTCTATGGAATAAACGACTCATTCCCCTTGCATGGTCATCTTGTCTCAAGAAACAGTGATACTAACAGTGTGAAGAGGATCTACTATGTATCTAAATCCGTTAAAGATGTGCTGGAACTGAATCTTCTTGTTGGGCAGCAACTTAAGATAGCTTCTGTTGGCTTAAAGATGTTT GAACGACAGACATCTAAGGATGGCACATCCACGTCATGTAGATTTCGTATATCATCTGAAGGATTGCCTTTGCTGCTCCCATACTTAACCAAGCAAGTACTCCTTGCACCCCTTGTTGATTTCAAACACCTCTTACAATACAAATCAATCAAATTTGGCGATTTGGTTGATACCGATTTAAAAGAGAAGACATCAGCAATAGAATTGGGATGTTGTGTTGTAGTTTTAAAAGAAG CTCACACGTTGTCATCTGTTGCTATCCAAGTTGATTCGTCCACAATAGCAATTGGCTGTTGGAAGGGAAGGTCTAATTTAAATGTGATGGTCACATCGCTTGACTGTACAGATCTGCTTGAAAGACTTGAGAAGCGCATGGAAGCTCGTTCCGCTCAGACGTCTGAAGTCCAAAATGTTGGGGCGAAAGTAGATTCCAACTTGAATGACACTGACGTAAACGAAGAAGGCAAAAATGATGTTGAGATGAAGGAAGAAACAACTGTTGACATGGTTGCGTCATAG